A region of the Corticium candelabrum chromosome 4, ooCorCand1.1, whole genome shotgun sequence genome:
TTCAAATACCTATCTCACAATAATCAATCACGTGATCGCACCAACACCGAGTGGGGCCTCACCTTTTAGAAAATGGAATGTCGGCTGTTACAGTAACTGTGTTTTTATCTTTGGCCAGCTGGACTTCATTTCCGAGATTGCCTGTCTTCCCACCAACTTTAATTCGCTGTCTCAGGAACTGGTCCTGTAAAGCAAAGAGGAACAACGTTCTAGGGGCGATGACCCTAGCTCATTTTGATGGTGTAAGCCTTTGACTCTTTCACCACAAACAGCAAGACGGCAAACTTACAAAGTCGCCGACTTCCATTATTCCATCTTCGACCGGATGAGAACAGTCGATCGTGTACTTGACCTGCGCTTTCTTCTTGGATTTAGTCTGCCTTTTCTGTGTCTGCCATAAACAGTAAGATGTCATACGGTAAGCTAACTACAGAATTCTTCTTACCTGCGGCATAACGTCCCCACGTGGTTCAATATCCGAGCATGCGCAATGCTGCAGATCATGACTTCGCTTGTATATTTGTGCATGAGTAAAACTGTCGACGAAAAGGTATTTTAGTTCACACGCCTTCCGTTACACTACAGTAATTTAGGTAAACATCGTTAGGTtagtatatgtatgtacattgcCCTCAAGGGTATATACTGTGATAAACAGCACACATAACTTCATTATAAATTCCACGTTCGACACATCAAACCTATTAAAAACAACGCAGACGCCAATATGTAGTAGCTAAGCTTAGcttattatattatgttgttaGATTTACTCTGATGCATTGATCAGACATTGTCATGAAGAAATAGCTATAGCATCACTTATCCTAAAACTAACCTATAGAATCTGTCAACTCAATGTCACCACAATTTTAGAATTTGTCCACAAAATATCTATTATGACTCAAGTTCAGAGTTGCCGTCGATGACCAAATACCTACTCCAATACTGATGATGAAAATATGAAacgtttcttctcattctaTCCACTCTGTCTAGGAATACTTTCTTTGCGATATCATACAACTTTACATCCAAATGATTCACTTCCTTGATCCAATTTATTTCACTATCCTGCAACGATGTCAAGGTTTCCTGAGATTTTGATACATTCTGTTCGTGAACACTGTCAAACGGCTCAGTAAATTTCAAATCAAATGTGTGCTCAAACAACTCTTTGCTCCAGACTTGATATTCAGTAAGACCAAAATAGGGAAGACttttgagatttgtgatagcaCTCTCAAGAATTCTCTTATCTCTCTCTTCTCTAGAATATGAATCTGTGTTGTAACAATTAACCAGTGTCAGATCAGCCAGCATTCTTGTTTGTCGATTGATGCCAAGATTGAACGGACAAGTTAGAAACTTTACTAACGTCAAAGACGGCCAACGCTTGCCCTGAGAAAACCCCGGATAACAGTCACGCAAATATTTCTTTGGGACCTCACGATTGTTGCAATGTCTTGCACTAACCCATGTTGCACCACGCTTCACGTGAGCATATTCGCTTACAAATCTGCTAACCGGCTCCCTTAGCATAGTCACATAAAAGAATTCCCGTTCTTTATGTTTATGTCCTTCTCGATATTCCAACACCCTTGCAACACACTCGTGCAACTCTGTCCAGTCAGCATGGACGCCACACGGCCAACCTGTTGTGAAACGAGAAAACAGCCACGTCTCTTGTACCTTACCCTTCTTTTGCTTACTCGACTGGCCAGGTCGATAGCACTTTGAATTTTTGGGAGTATGTTTAGAACCATTTTTTGGCTTTGTAATTTTACACGGTTTACCAACGTCCAAGTGTAGCAAATGACGACCAAACTCCGAGCCTCCGGTCTTCTGAATATGCAGAAAAACCATAACACCAGTGCCCTTCGCATCAAAGTCAGCCTTTTCAACGCTGTAATCTGGTCTGAAATTTGGTTTTCGCGTGAGTGCGACAAATGTTAGAGCTCGAGGTCTCCAGTAGTAATAAAGGGTTCCCaggaaacagaaagacaaaacaCTGAAAGTCAAATATCCATACGTAGTTATAGGGGGCGCCATCTTCGCTTGTCATGTGCTACctaacagaaacagacagtgATTCCTACATTTGCACGCTACACGCTGCATCAACTGGTAACTTGCACACTCACTCTGCAACATCCAGACCACATTCACCTTTGTGGTCTTCGTGATATCACGCATGCGTCGCTGAAAACGTTGGCCGGGCTTTACCGCACGGACCGCACCTAAACCGCACGGACCGCAAGCCTCGTCCCAAACGCAGTTTGCATTGCAGCCCCGAATGCGCTGCCTTGCGGTCAGCGTGACCTCGAGTATTAGAGAGGATGTGGGGAAAAACCCGTATCTCCTGAAGTGAATGTCCTAGCAGATTGATTCtaacatcattggaaagctcacaaggaggagattccagatcagttaatgaatactgtgattggttctttattacgacacaatttgtaacttcctgtatgacacgcGCTTGGCCCTGCCCTCCTCTCGTATTACACCAGGTGTAAAATAACTTCAAAGCCACCGCTATaacgcccactacttgaaagtTGTCGGGGCCGtactttgaactatggattgataagtaaaacagctgtagctagcaggcttatgtagttgaggcattggttgaacctttgaaccTAAGTTTGTAGCTAAACTGGAACCGTTTATTTCACTAGCCGGAATTAACAACGCCCATCTCTGCGCTTCAATATCTATTAACCGCAGTTCCCACATCCTCTCCAATCATCGAACAGACTTTATTTAGTAGTGTCAGTTAAGTCATCTTTGTCGGCGTAGTCGAGTACAGGAAACGACTGGAGTGCGGCTATAATTAGTGCAGTACGTAGCAACAGTCGAATGCATTGAAGTAGAGGCTTAATATTGGAATGCTCTATGTCTATACCCAAGCCTCTCGTGTGTAGGATACACACAGGAGATACCCGGTAGGTAGAGTTATGTGATGCTTCCGGTAAAACAATGAGATGGGAGGTGGAGTCTTGTCTATCATGTAccgttaattaaaaatttaggTTAACGTTTGTACGTTGGTCTACCTAGCAACTAGAAACAGCTTGAGAACGTAATCGGCACGCTAGGTACAGTTACTAACCCTCTCTCTATCGCTTTGTAGACAGCACTGTCGGCTTTGTTCTgcgtagtttactggcaattccaactagcctcgccccagacgcagtgtggattgcagccccggatacGCCGCCATCACCACTAATAAAAAGAAAAGAGACCTCAACGAATTATTATCCGGGATTCCCAATGCAAATAAGACTAAAAATAGCACATGGCATGAGGGGTTCTTATTAAGTGGTTGGGCATGCGCGTTCAACAACTCGTACTCCATTAGATCCTTTGACTAGGTTGCAGCAAACATTTCTGTCTGATGGCTCGTACCAAGCAAACTGCTAGGAAATCTACAGGAGGAAAAGCTCCTCGCCGCTTGTTGGCGGCCAAAAGTCCCAGTCAGTTTAGAGCTTTCATGACGGGTCGTCAAGCATCAGGATTTTCGTCAAAGCGACCAACGTCGGGTGCAACTTcttcaaaacaagaaaagaaaaccTCTTATTTGGTAGGTGTGTCTTCACTCACGTGACGCACGTGACCTTGATATGTGTGGCACGTTCAACTTGAAATTGCACAGAATTATGAAAATATGTTTTACTGCTATGGATTTGCAACGGGAAAAGCAACCACAGTTCCGTTTGAACCACGATTTGCAGCTCTTACTGACAAAAGTCCGTTCACCAATGCAACTCAGCAATGGGTTGGCATGAGTCTCAACTCAATGTACGACGGGAAAGGAATGGAGAAACACAAAAGACCACGCCTCAATTTAGTAGTTGGTAAACTAATACTGTAATAGTTTCTGCACAATACAACCTTTAACGTAGACGTGCATACCAGTTGATGTTGCTTGTTAATATAGTATTGGATATTTCTGGATCAATGGGCATGGCATTTAATGAAGACTGCAGCGATCAGAAAATTGAGGTGGCAAagaattgtttgtctgctctTGTTGATCAACTTGGCAAAGGGTACGTATATAAGTACGTgctaattatatttattatctaGTTAAGATAATACAATCCTTTGAAATTTTTGAAGCTAAATGTttgatataatatatattttgatattaattagtctTATAAATAATTGAATTTTTTGGTAACAGAGATAAGGTGGGGCTTGTTTTGTTCAATCACAACGCTCATGTGGCTGTGAAATTGACAGAGTGGACAAAAACACATGCTGCAAAAATCAAGGATACGATTAAGAGTCTGAAGGCGGGTGGTAGTACTAATCTCTCAGCCGCAGCTCAATGTGCTACTGATCTGTACAAGACTGCAGGTAGGCTACACTTGTACGACACTTACAGTTTGCATGATGATGTTATGTTATAATCAGCTCCTGATTTGAGAATATGCGTGCATATCTGCGATAGCATCGTGAATGCTTGTCTATGTGTCTTGATAGAAACAAAACGACATCATAGAAAACCTTAATTTCTACGTGTAGGGGTGTAGCAAATAAAAGTAGTCAGCGCTACTAGGCTGCACAATAGCGCACGCTAGCTGCATCTCCAAAATCTGTTTGACATCTTCGAGAGTTTCTTCATATTTTTTGCTATTTTGTTATTAATAAGTAGTATTGATTGCCGTTTTAAAGCATTTTTGTTTAGAATAGTTCTGtgattatattataaatattaaaaatatattatataatatttattagttatttatattagtatatatatttatttaatatttagtagttatatatatatatatatatatatatatatatatatatatatatatatatatatatatatatgacataCAGAAATGGTGATGTTTTTTTATGTATGCTAATAATTGTGATCAAGTTCTATTAATACAAATCAATTGTGCTCGCAGAATTCCTTTTTAATTAAGGTAGCTGTCTCAGGTCTATCTAGTATTGCAACATTGTTTTGTATTCtttttaattatgtttattaatGTTTAATATTTTGCTTACCCGGTGTTTGGTTGCAGGTGAAAGTACGAAATCATCAAATCGAATTATCTTCCTCACAGATCTCAACTCAACGGTTGACAGTCACAACGATGAAAAACGGCTGCTAGCAATGCTGCAAACGAAT
Encoded here:
- the LOC134178969 gene encoding large ribosomal subunit protein eL22-like; the encoded protein is MPQTQKRQTKSKKKAQVKYTIDCSHPVEDGIMEVGDFDQFLRQRIKVGGKTGNLGNEVQLAKDKNTVTVTADIPFSKRYLKYLSKKFLKKHNLRDWLRVVSSGTGSYELRYFQINNQEEEDKDDS
- the LOC134178967 gene encoding heparan-sulfate 6-O-sulfotransferase 1-B-like, which gives rise to MAPPITTYGYLTFSVLSFCFLGTLYYYWRPRALTFVALTRKPNFRPDYSVEKADFDAKGTGVMVFLHIQKTGGSEFGRHLLHLDVGKPCKITKPKNGSKHTPKNSKCYRPGQSSKQKKGKVQETWLFSRFTTGWPCGVHADWTELHECVARVLEYREGHKHKEREFFYVTMLREPVSRFVSEYAHVKRGATWVSARHCNNREVPKKYLRDCYPGFSQGKRWPSLTLVKFLTCPFNLGINRQTRMLADLTLVNCYNTDSYSREERDKRILESAITNLKSLPYFGLTEYQVWSKELFEHTFDLKFTEPFDSVHEQNVSKSQETLTSLQDSEINWIKEVNHLDVKLYDIAKKVFLDRVDRMRRNVSYFHHQYWSRYLVIDGNSELES